Proteins encoded in a region of the Magallana gigas chromosome 8, xbMagGiga1.1, whole genome shotgun sequence genome:
- the LOC105327312 gene encoding caldesmon isoform X2 has translation MSAKGIKTTKNLYDPLECLERILNKSTLSTQRVTHESIIEVGDQLLNSKADDSKEQQLRALEEAVERAEARATKELKAALKRLREEKEEERKRALDKQKQYYERLAARIERQRDEAEEERIRELTKKMEREKEKALSDQWEECERIKKEAIEEACIALTKKLRNEFVLEKEKAIAEALKIQKVKFLKREQESIERTRRECEEKARLEAERVAKLHQQEIEGWTQRYLDMEKRYKQEMERRRGVTADFKELQDDYRRFMNYTDGKFHSDYMMHLRYMGMRLAEKRVSEVSSTVSYEDIFKLS, from the exons ATGTCAGCAAAGGGAATCAAGACGACAAAGAATCTTTATGACCCTCTAGAATGTCTAGAGAGAATACTGAACAAATCCACGCTCTCAACACAAAGAGTAACACATGAAAGTATCATAG aGGTAGGTGATCAGTTGCTGAACTCCAAAGCTGATGACTCGAAGGAGCAACAGTTGCGAGCACTGGAGGAGGCCGTAGAGAGGGCCGAGGCACGAGCCACCAAGGAACTGAAAGCGGCACTCAAACGACTCAGGGAGGAGAAAGAAGAGGAGAGAAAGAGAGCTCTAGACAAACAGAAACAA TATTATGAACGGTTGGCCGCAAGAATTGAGAGGCAAAGAGATGAAGCAGAGGAGGAGAGGATTCGAGAGTTAACCAAGAAAATGGAGCGTGAGAAGGAGAAAGCTCTCAGTGATCAGTGGGAGGAATGTGAGAGGATCAAGAAAGAGGCCATAGAGGAGGCCTGCATAGCCTTAACCAAGAAACTGCGAAATGAATTTGTGTTGGAAAAGGAGAAGGCAATAGCTGAAGCCCTGAAGATTCAAAAG gtaAAATTCTTGAAAAGGGAACAAGAATCTATAGAAAGGACTAGAAGGGAATGTGAAGAGAAGGCCCGTCTTGAAGCAGAAAGGGTGGCTAAACTTCACCAACAGGAGATTGAAGGCTGGACTCAGAG GTATTTGGATATGGAGAAGCGATATAAGCAAGAAATGGAAAGGAGAAGGGGAGTAACTGCTGATTTTAAG GAACTACAAGACGATTATCGGAGGTTTATGAATTACACGGATGGCAAGTTCCACTCGGATTACATGATGCATCTCCGCTACATGGGAATGAGGCTGGCAGAGAAGCGAGTGAGCGAGGTTTCCAGCACGGTCTCCTACGAGGACATCTTCAAGCTTTCTTGA
- the LOC105327312 gene encoding uncharacterized protein isoform X1, giving the protein MVLCFGKEFQQLVRGKMDTYGRKGILKKFHRPVTSKVFVKRAKVGDQLLNSKADDSKEQQLRALEEAVERAEARATKELKAALKRLREEKEEERKRALDKQKQYYERLAARIERQRDEAEEERIRELTKKMEREKEKALSDQWEECERIKKEAIEEACIALTKKLRNEFVLEKEKAIAEALKIQKVKFLKREQESIERTRRECEEKARLEAERVAKLHQQEIEGWTQRYLDMEKRYKQEMERRRGVTADFKELQDDYRRFMNYTDGKFHSDYMMHLRYMGMRLAEKRVSEVSSTVSYEDIFKLS; this is encoded by the exons ATGGTTTTGTGTTTCGGCAAAGAATTTCAACAGTTGGTAAGGGGAAAAATGGACACATATGGGAGAAAaggaattttgaaaaagtttcaTCGTCCAGTGACTTCAAAGGTGTTTGTAAAACGAGCAA aGGTAGGTGATCAGTTGCTGAACTCCAAAGCTGATGACTCGAAGGAGCAACAGTTGCGAGCACTGGAGGAGGCCGTAGAGAGGGCCGAGGCACGAGCCACCAAGGAACTGAAAGCGGCACTCAAACGACTCAGGGAGGAGAAAGAAGAGGAGAGAAAGAGAGCTCTAGACAAACAGAAACAA TATTATGAACGGTTGGCCGCAAGAATTGAGAGGCAAAGAGATGAAGCAGAGGAGGAGAGGATTCGAGAGTTAACCAAGAAAATGGAGCGTGAGAAGGAGAAAGCTCTCAGTGATCAGTGGGAGGAATGTGAGAGGATCAAGAAAGAGGCCATAGAGGAGGCCTGCATAGCCTTAACCAAGAAACTGCGAAATGAATTTGTGTTGGAAAAGGAGAAGGCAATAGCTGAAGCCCTGAAGATTCAAAAG gtaAAATTCTTGAAAAGGGAACAAGAATCTATAGAAAGGACTAGAAGGGAATGTGAAGAGAAGGCCCGTCTTGAAGCAGAAAGGGTGGCTAAACTTCACCAACAGGAGATTGAAGGCTGGACTCAGAG GTATTTGGATATGGAGAAGCGATATAAGCAAGAAATGGAAAGGAGAAGGGGAGTAACTGCTGATTTTAAG GAACTACAAGACGATTATCGGAGGTTTATGAATTACACGGATGGCAAGTTCCACTCGGATTACATGATGCATCTCCGCTACATGGGAATGAGGCTGGCAGAGAAGCGAGTGAGCGAGGTTTCCAGCACGGTCTCCTACGAGGACATCTTCAAGCTTTCTTGA